Part of the Synechococcus sp. HK01-R genome is shown below.
GCCACGCCAGCAGCCAGGCTGCCGCCAGCCACAGGGCCGCGCGGCGCGGGGCCTGGCGCATCGCCGGTGACCTGCCCGCGAGCTTCCGCTATGCAGCCCAGGGACTGGGCTACGGCTTCGTCAGCCAAAGGAACTTCCGAATCCATGTGGTGATCGGGGCGGTGGTGTTCAGTCTTGGCCTCTGGCTGCAACTGCCCACCATCCAGCTGGCCGTGCTCGTGCTCACGGTGGCGGCGGTGCTGGTGCTGGAACTGCTCAACACTGCGATCGAATCAGTGGTGGATCTGGCGATCGGTCGCCGCTTTCATCCCCTGGCAAGAATCGCCAAGGATTGCGCAGCCGCCGCCGTGCTCGTGGCAGCGATCAGCTCCCTGCTCATCGCCTTGCTGCTGCTCCTCCCTCCCTTGCTGGAGCGCCTTCACGGATAATCGCCCCCATGCTCCTGGTCATCGACAACTACGACAGCTTCACCTTCAACCTGGTGCAGTACTTCGGTGAGCTGGCCGACCAGCACCCGCTGGCTGCGGATCTGCGGGTGGAGCGTAATGACGCCCTGAGCCTGGATGAGATCCGCAGCCTCAATCCCGACGCGATCCTGCTCTCCCCAGGCCCTGGGGACCCAGACCAGTCGGGAGTCTGCCTGGAGGTCCTGCGCGAACTTTCGCCAACGGTGCCGACCCTGGGAGTGTGTCTCGGCCATCAGGCCCTGGCCCAGGTGTATGGAGGTCGCGTGGTGCGGGCAGCGGAGCTGATGCACGGCAAGACTTCACTGGTGCTGCATCAGGGTGATGGCGTGTTCGCAGGCTTGCCCCAGCCGCTCACCGCCACGCGATACCACAGTCTGATCGCTGACCGCGAGACCCTACCCGCGTGCCTGGAGGTGACGGCCTGGCTGGAAGACGGCACGATCATGGGCCTGCAGCATCGGGACTTTCCCCACCTCCAGGGCGTGCAATTTCATCCCGAGAGCGTGCTCACCGAAGCCGGGCACCAGCTCCTGGCCAACTTTCTGAAGTTGGCGGAAGGTGGCGCCCACCACTGCTAGCTTCCAGCTTCCATCGGACTCCGCCTCCGCCCATGCTTGTCCGCCCGCTGGCCTCGGCCCTGATTGCAGCAGCACTGCCCGCAGCGGCACTGGTTGGAGCAGCACAGCCCGGAGCGGCGATCGCTGGTGGCGTCACCATCACCAGCTATGGCCACAGCGCCCTGCTGATCAATGGTGGCGGCCAATCGGTGCTCGTGAACCCCTTCAAGGCCGTGGGCTGCGCCAAGGGCCTTCGGGAACCGAGGGTCAACGCCACGGTGATCCTGGCCAGCTCAGAACTGGCCGACGAGGGTGCCCGCATCGCAGGGGGCACTTTCCTCTCCAAGCCTGGTTCCTACAGGGTCGGCGGCTTGAAGCTTGAAGGCTTCGCCGCACCCCATGACCGTGTCGGCGGACGACGCTTCGGCCAGTCCACCCTCTGGCGCTGGCAACAGGGAGGATTGAGCTTCGCCCATCTGGGGGGCACCGCGGCTCAGCTCAGTGGTGAAGACAAGGTGCTGCTGGGTCGCCCGGATGTGCTGATCATCGGTGTCGGTGGCGGCGCCAAGGTCTACAACGCTGCGGAGGCCGCCAAGGTGGTGAAGGAGCTCAATCCCCGTCGGGTGATCCCCGTGCAGTATGTGAGCGGACCCACCCCTGCGGGCTGCGACCAAAGCGGGATCCAGCCCTTCCTTGATGCCATGGCCGGTACGGAGGTGCGTCGTGTTGGCACCACCCTCTCGGTTCCCACCGGCCTCGGCGATGGCACCGTCATCGATGTGATGCGCTAGTGCGTCAGCAGCAGGTCGGCGAGCCGCTGGCGGTCCGCCCCTTGCAGCAGCGCCAACAGCACCAGCACCCTCGCTTTCTGGGGGCTCAAATCTTCCGCTGGAAGCAAACCGAGCAGCTCATCATCCGACCGCGCCGGCACCCGACCCCGGCCGGTGCGTGACGTGCGAACGAGCAGCGGAACTTCCTGGAACCTCCCTTGCGCCAGGCACTTGCGCTCCAACGCCAGCCGCTCGAAACAAGAGAGCTGTCCCGCCCCGGTTCCCGCAAAGACCAAAGCATCGACACCCGCGTCGATCAAGGCCTCAATCAGTCGCGTCGACGGCTGCACATAGCCATACAGGATCTCCACCAGCGGCCAGCATTCAGGGTCCGGCATGGCCGCGAACGAGGACCGATCAACCACCAGCCCGGAATCGGTGGTGTGGGGATGGCTAGGTGTGCGGGTGAAGCGCACGCCATCACCATCGACCGTGCCAAGACGCCCGTGACCGGGGGAGCGAAAGGCTGCGACCCCGGAGCAGGCGACCTTCGTCACCTCGCGGGCACCATGAATCTCCCCATCCATCACCACGAGAACCCCACGACCAACAGCCTGGGGATGCACGGCCACCTGAAGGGCCTGCAACAGGTTGAGGGGACCATCCGCACTCAACGCTGTGGAGGGTCGCATGGCTCCCACCAGCACCACGGGCCTGGCATGACCGAGTGCGAGATGCAACCAGTAGGCGGTTTCCTCAAGGGTGTTGGTGCCATGGGTGATGACCACACCGCTGAGGCCGGGATCCTGACGGAAGGCTGCATCGATCCGCCGCAGCAGCTGCAGCCAGAGCCGATGGCTCATATCAGCGCTGTCGATGTTGGCGAGCTGTTCCACCTCCAAATCGGCCACGCAGCCGGCATCCGGCAACGCTGCGAGCAACTGCTCACCATCGAGCACCCCGGCGTTGTAATCCTCCAGGGCAAGGCGCGACTCAGCGGTGCCGGCGATGGTGCCACCCGTGCAAAGCACCAACAGACGGGGGAGGGACTGGGAGGGCCGCTCGCTCATCAGCAATCAGCCTTCAGGGACGGGGGCCTGGAGCGGCCAAGGAGACATACACCTCCCAAAAGTGCTGCATCTGCTCGGTGGTGCCGATGCTGACCCGCAGAGAACCGTCGATCTGGGGCTTACCCGCCATCGATCGCACGAGGATCCCCGCCGCGCGCAACTCCGCCTCCACCTCCGCAACGGCCCGCTGCGGCCAGATCAAGAGATAGTTCCCTCCGGCTGCGTGGAAAGAAACACCAGATCGTGTCAACTCCGAGACGATCCAGTCACGGGCCCGTATCACCTCGGCCACATAGGCATCGGTATAAGGCTGGTCCCGAAGGGCCGCGAAAGCAGCGGTCACCGCCACGCTGTTCACGTCGTAGGGACCAGTGACCCGACTGACGCGATCCACCACAGCGGCGTGACCGATCGCAAAACCGATGCGCAGGCCTGCCAGACCGGCCGTCTTGGCCAGGGAGCGCAACACCAGCAGATTGGGAGTAGCGGCGAAATCGGCGCTCGGCAACACACTGTCGCCGGTGAATGCCTCATAGAGCTCATCCACCACCACCAACGTGTCAGGGGCAGCAGCCGCCAGCGCCAGCACCTGACCCGCCTCGAGACGGGTGCCGGTGGGGTTATTCGGATTGCAGAGCATCAGGATCCGCGGCTTCCGACCTAGGGCCGAACGGATGGCATCCAGCGGAAAGACGAACCCAGGCATGCCATGGGGGATCGCCTCGATCGTCATCCCTTGCATGGCAGCGCAAGGGGCGTAGTAACCGAAGGTGGGACTCGTGGTGAGCAGCGTGTCACCGGAGGCGCCATAGGCATGGACGACGGCATGGATCGCCGCATCCACCCCGTTGAAGAGGCCGATCTGATCAACGGTCAGCGGGACACGCAAACCCGAAGACGAGGCCGCCAGATTGGCCATCAAGGCCTCCCGCAGTCCGTCGTACTCGGGATAGATGGCGATGTGATCGGCTGGAATGGCCCGGATCGCCTCCAGCACCTTCGGGCTAGGACCAACCGTGTTCTCATTGAAGTCGAGTCTCAACAAACCCCGCCGACCTTCAAGAGGAGCGCTGTAGGCCTTCAGTCGCTCCACGTCGAGACGCGCTGCAGGACCCTCTTGCCGTTGCTGCCTGGCCATCGAGGTGTCGCTCACATCCGCTCCAGGGTGGCAATGCCCAACAGTCCTAGGCCGCACTTCAACGTATCGGCCGTGAGCCTGCACAGGGCCAACCGGGAACTGAGTGTGGCCCCTTCGGCCTTGAGCACCGGCACCTGGTCGTAAAAACGGTTGAACACCTGGCTGAGCTCAAACAGATAGCTGCAGAGACGATTGGGCAGCAACTCCTCCTCCACCTCGGCGATCACGGCATCAAATTTCAGCAACTCCCTCACCAGAGCCCACTCCTGGGGCTCGCTGAAGCTCAAGCTGCCCGCCTCTGAGGCGGCGGAGGCTTCCAGATCACCACCCTTGCGGGCAATCCCCGCGATGCGCACCACCGCGTAGAGCAAATAGGGCGCCGTGTTGCCTTGGAGGGCGAGCATCCGATCAAAGCTGAACTGATAGTTGGTGATTCGGTTCTGGCTGAGATCGGCGTATTTCACCGCCGCTAGTCCCACCGTGGTGGCCACGTGCTGGATGAACGCCTCGTCCTCGCTGCGGCCCTCGTCCTCGAGGCGACGACGCAGGTCCGCTTCCGCTCGCTCGACGGCTTCATCAAGAAGATCGCGCAGGCGGACCGTGTCGCCAGCCCTGGTCTTGAGCTTCTTGCCATCGTCGCCCTGCACCAACCCAAAGGGCACATGTTCCAGACGTCCGTTCTCGGGGATCCAACCCGCACGACGGGCCACCTGAAACACACCCGCGAAGTGATTGGCCTGGCCCGCATCCGTCACATAAATCACGCGGCGAGCACCATCACCATCCGGCACTGCTGCGTAGCGATAGCGAATCGCCGCCAGGTCGGTGGTGGCGTAATTGAAGCCCCCATCACTCTTCTGCACGATCACTGGCAGCGGTTTGCCGTCCTTGCCGCTCACGCCCTCCAGAAACACGCATTGGGCGCCGTCATCGGTCACCAGGAGCTCGGCCTCTTGCAGGCCTTCAAGCACAGCCGGCAGATACGGGTTGTAGAAGGACTCACCCCTCTCGCTCAAGCGGATGTCGAGTCGGTCGTAAATCTTCTGGAATTCACGACGGGACTGATCGCAAAGCAGTCCCCAAGCTTTTAGCGATACCGGGTCACCGCCCTGCAGTTTCACCACCTCCTCGCGGGAGGTGATCTGAAACGCCTCATCGTCATCAAAACGCTTCTTGGCCTCGCGATAGAAGGCCACCAGGTCGCCGAGGTCCACCGCATCAGCGGTCTCCAGAGCGGCAGGCGCCACCTGCTTGAGATGGGTGATCAGCATCCCGAACTGAGTGCCCCAGTCGCCCACATGGTTGAGACGCAGCACCGGATGGCCACGGAACTCGAGCACCCGCGCCAACGAGTCGCCAATGATCGTGGAGCGCAAATGGCCCACATGCATCTCCTTGGCGATGTTGGGGCTTGAAAAATCCACCACCACCGGTGCCGAGTTCTCCACCAGCGGAACGCCCAGGCGGGGATCTCCGAGCCTGGTGACCACCTCCGACGCCAGCTGCTCAGGGCGAAGGGTGAGATTGATGAACCCAGGGCCCGCAATTTGGGGCTCCAAGCAGAGATCGGTGAAACCGGGGTTTGCCTGGAGCTGCTCCACGATCGCGGTGGCGATCTGCCGCGGCGCCTGCTTCAGGGGTTTCGCCAGGGGCAGGGCACCGTTGGCCTGAAAGTCACCGAACTCCGGCTTGCTGGCCGGGACCAGCTGGGGGTCGAGCGGCCGCCCGACCTCACGCGCTTGTGCTGCCGCTGCTGGAAACGCCCGTTCCATTGCTTCGCGCAGCTGGGTCTCCAGGGTGTGGGCGATGCGCAGCATGGAAGGGGAATGGGGCAGGGCCTGGCTCTGATCATCCCCCGGCGGGGGTGAAACGCATGCTCAGATCCAGCCAGCTGCTGCGCGTCACGGGTGCACTGGTGGAGATGAGATCAAGACCGCTGGCCGCATAGGCCGCGAGCGCCTCGGGCTGAAGGCCCGAGGCCTCCAGCACCACCGGTGCCGCGCCGGGGCGGGCACGCGCCTCGTCCCGCAGTCGAGGCACCAACGCCTTCAGCTCCTCCGGGCTGAACTCATCCAACAGCACCCCATCGGCGCCGGCCCGCACGGCCGCGATCGCTTCCACCTCGGTTTCCGCCTCCACAATCACAGGCGCCGGCCAGGGGGCCGAGGCGCGCACAGCCGCCATCGCCGCCTCCACCCCCCCAGCCCAGGCCAGGTGGTTTTCCTTGAGCATCGCTGCATCGTCTAAACCCATGCGGTGGTTCAAACCACCGCCGCAACGCACGGCATATTTCTCCAAAACCCGCAGCCCTGGCGTGGTTTTGCGGGTATCCGCCAACTGCACACCTGAGCCCTTCAGCTGGGCGACCAGCGCTGCGGTGGCCGTCGCAATCCCGGAGAGGCGCATGGCCAGGTTCAGGGCCGTGCGCTCCATCGCCACCAGCGCCTGGGCCTCAGCGTCCAGTTTGAGCACACGTTGCCCAGGCTTGACCAGCTCTCCCTCGTCCACCAGCAGCCGCACCCGAGCCGCAGGGTCGAGAAAGCACAGCAATGGCTCCACCAGCACGCCACCGCAGAAACGCCCCTCAGCCTTGGCGACCCAGTGAGCAGCGCCATGGCACCCGTGAAGTGCTGGAGCTGTGAGATCGCCGCGGCCAAGGTCCTCCATCAGCCAGGCCTCCAGCTGCGCGCGTAGCTGCGGGGTGATCAACAAAGGAGCCACCATCAGAGCCAACTGGTGCCAGAGGCTTCCAGGGCTTCGATCGAGGGCCAGGCCCCCCAGCCAAACAGGAGCTGGTTCAGACGGTCCATCAAGGCCGGCGTCTCCTGAAGAGCCTGACGGGCGGCCCATTCAGCCTCTTGCACCTGGTCATCGGAAAGGTTGAGAGCCTCCAGCAGGCGTCGGTAAGCGACCCGCTCAGCGGCGTTGATGGCACTGTCATCCTCTGGCCCCTGACTGCTGCACGCCATCTGATAGGCGAGAGACACCATCTCGATGCGCACATCCTTGTCCTGGAGCTGGCCGACCCAGGCCTCCAGATCCGAGGCCTGCTCAGCCTGCAAAGCCGCCAGCGCATCCTCGGGATCCACCTGCGGCAACAGGCGGGCCGACAGCTTGCCCAGCAGCGCCCTCTCTTCCGGAGCTACCTCCCCATCCACACTCGCCACCCAACACAACAACTTCAACTGAGCCTGTTGCGCGGGGTTGAGGCCAGCCAGGGGATCAGTCACCGGACACACCGAGCGAGAGGCCTTCATTCTGGGAGCCCAGCGGCCCTCACTTGCCGATGCAGAACCGGGAAAAGATCCGATCCAGCACTGATTCGGTGAGCTCCTCCCCGGTGATTTCACCAAGGCTGTGAATTGCCTGACGCAAATCGATCGTCCAGAAGTCCCAGGGCAGCCCCTCGGTCGCCACCTGTTCACTGCGGGCCAGGGCATCGGCGGCCTCCTGAGCCAGATCCGCCTGGCGTTGGTTCAGTGAGAGGAGCAAGGAGCCATCTGTCAGGGCTCCACAACGCTCCAACATGGCCTGCACCAACTCAGCCTCCCCAGCTCCGGTACTGGCACTGAGGCGGATGTCGGCAGCAGAGCCAGTCAGCCGCGCCGGGATGTCCGTGCCAGCAAGATCCACTTTGTTGCCCACCAGCAGATGGGGCACAGCGGCGGGGATGCGTTGCCGCAGCGCCTCATCCTCGGGCGTCCAGCCCACGCTCAGGTCAAAGAGGAGCAGCACCAGATCAGCACTGGCCAGGGCGTCATGACTGCGGGCGATGCCGAGCTGCTCCACCGCATCGCTCGTCGCCCGGATGCCAGCGGTATCGAGCAGGGTGATCGGCACCCCCTCCAGCACGATCTCGCTCTCCAACAGATCACGGGTGGTGCCGGGCAGGTCGGTCACGATCGCCCGCTCCCGACGGCTAAGCCGATTCAGCAAGGAGCTCTTGCCCACATTCGGACGTCCCACCAGGGCCACCCGCAGGCCACTGCGCAGGGCCGCGCCCCGTTCAGCATCCGCCACCAGAGTGCGCAGATCCCTTTGCAACGCCTGCAGCTCTTGCAGTAAGGCCGCACCATCGAGCGGGGGCAGATCCTCCTCGAAATCCACGCGCGCTTCCAGCTCACTGAGCTGATCGAGAAGTCGTTCACGCAGGGCCGTGATCCGTTGCTGAATCCCCCCGTCGACGCCGGCCATCGCCAGCTGCGCTGCCCGCTGACTGCGCGCCGCCACCAGATCACTGATCGCTTCAGCGCGGGTCAGATCCAGGCGACCGTTCAGCACCGCGCGCTGGCTGAACTCTCCCGGCAGAGCCCGGCGCACCCCGGGCTGTTCCAACACCCTGGCCAGAACACGCTGTATGGCGATCACACCCCCGTGGCAATGGATCTCCACCACGTCTTCGGCGGTGAAACTGCGCGGCGCCAGCATCAAGAGCAGGAGCACCTCATCAATCCGCTCCTCGCCGTCAGCGGCGAGCACGTGGCCGTAAAGCACCCGATGGCTCTCCCAGGGCTGGTGGCCGGGAATGCGAGTCACGGCGCGCACAGCCGCCTGAGCCTGGGGCCCCGAGAGGCGGATCACCGCGATGCCACCCTGCCCCGGGGCCACAGCCGTCGCGACGGCTGCAATGGTGTGCGGACCAGAGCTGCTCTCAGACATTGGCGCGTTGGGCCGATTTCAGCTCTCTCCTCTCTACGATCGCAAGCCACACCCTTCTCCGCAGGCGACGGACTGCACCCATGGCCCGGATGCTCCTGAAGGATGTGCAATCCAGAGTTCGACGGGCGATGACCTGGATCTGGGACCAGGAAGGCACGCCAGGACAGCGGGCGCGTGGTGTGAGCGCTGGCGTCTTCTGCGGCTGCTTTCCCTTCTTCGGGCTGCAAATCATCCTCAGCGTGGGTGTGGCGTCCCTGCTGCGGGGCAACCATCTTCTGGCCGCCGCTGCCACCTTGATCAGCAACCCCTTCACCTACGTGCCCCTTTACTGGTTCAACTACCAGGTGGGTGATGCGCTCATTGGGAACGGTCAAGGTCCTGCCCTGAACAGCATCAGTCGCAGCACGCTTTGGGAGCAGGGCTGGGGGTTCAGCTCCCGCCTACTTCTTGGTTCAGCCGTGGTGGCCACCGTGCTGGCGATCCTGATGGGAGTGCTGGCGTTCCTTGTGTTTCGACGGAATCAGGTCTCCGCCAAAACAACAAGTCATCCGTAAAGCTCAAAGCCACCGTTCCGAATCCCCAGAAACACCCCACACAGCAGCAGATTCATGGAGGCTGCTGATGCCAGAACTCAGCTCTGCCCGGTCCGCGCGATATCGAGCACATCCGCCATGGAGCGGATCTGATCCATGGTGCGCTGCAACAGGTCAGCACTGGCCAGCTCCACTCGCAAGTCGATGCGGGCCGGTTTGCCGTAGGCCGTTTTCACACGAGCATCACTGACGTTGATCGATCCATCAGACAGGCGCATCAGGATGTCTTTCAGGATGCCAACCCGATCGATCACCTCGATGCGCAATTGCACGGGGAAGCGCTGACCATTGCTGGCATTCGCCGGGTTCCAGCGCACAGGCAATCGCCGTTCGCTGGGAATTGCCTCCACGTTGGAGCACTCTCGCCTGTGAATGGTGATCCCATGGTTGCCAAGGGCCACCGTGCCCAGGATCGCTTCACCGGGGAGCGGGCTGCAGCAACCACCCAGACGGTAATCAAGACCCTCGACTCCGAGGATCGGAACGGCATCGCCGTGGTCATGGCGAGCCTGCGCTGATTCCGCCTGTTCCACCAGCTTGCGGGCCACATCCTCATTGCTGAGGGGCTGGATCTCCGCCGCGGATTGGAGACGAATTTCCTCCCGGAGCCTGTTGAGCACCTGATGAAGGGTGACGGCACCGAAACCGAGGGCCGCAAGCAAGTCGTCGGTGCTGTTCAGATTGCACCGCTCGGCGACACGGGTCATTGCTTCGCTAAGGAGCAAGGCATCGAAACCGCTCCGCCCCAGCTCACGCTCCAACAGCTCCTTGCCGCGCTGAATCGTTTCATTGCGATGGCTGCGCTTGTACCACTGGCGGATGCGATTTCGCGCCGTTGGCGTGGCCACGAAATTGAGCCAATCGAGGCTGGGGTGTGCGGTTTTACTGGTGAGAATGTTGACGAAATCACCGTTCTGCAACGGTGTTGAGAGAGGGCAGAGGCGATCGTTGATCCTCACGCCATGGCAGTGATTACCCACCTCGGAGTGAATCCGGAACGCGAAGTCCACCGCCGTGGATCCCTTGCGCAGGCCAACCACATCGCCCTTGGGAGTGAACACGAAGACCTCTTCGTCGAAGAGATCTTCCTTGATCGACGCCAGGTAGTCGTTGTGATCATCGGCGCCCCCCTCCTGCTGCCAGTCGACCAGCTGCCGCAGCCAGTTGAACCGTTCGGTATCCCCGCCTGCCGCCGGTGACCCCCCCTCTTTGTATTTCCAGTGGGCCGCAATTCCGAACTCCGACACCTGGTGCATCTCCAGAGTGCGGATCTGCACCTCGATCGGCCGATGCCGGCCGATCACCGCTGTGTGCAGCGACTGATAGCCGTTGGGCTTCGGAAGGCCGATGTAGTCCTTGAAGCGTCCGGGGATCGGCCGAAAGGTGTCGTGCACCACGGCCAGGGCCCGATAGCAGCTCTCCACATTGGGCGTGATGATGCGCAGAGCGGCCACGTCGTAGATCTCGTGGAATGCCTTCTGCTGCCGCTGCATCTTGCTCCAGATGCCATAGAGGTGTTTCGGTCTACCACTCACCTCACAGCTGCCAAGGCCCACAGCCGCCAGACGATCGCTGAGCAATTGCACAGTCACCCCGAGGCGTTCCTCACGCTCACTGCGCTTGGTGGCCACCTGCTGCTGGATCTCCCGGAAGGCTTCCGGCTCCAACAACTTGAAGGCCAGGTCTTCCAGTTCCCATTTGAAGCGACCGATGCCAAGACGATTGGCCAAGGGGGCATAGATCTCCCGGGTTTCCCGGGCAATGCGCTGACGCTTCTCCTCCTTGAGCGACCCGAGGGTGCGCATGTTGTGCAGACGATCCGCCAGCTTCACCAGCACCACGCGGATATCGCTGGCCATCGCCAAGAACATCTTGCGCAGGTTCTCCGCCTGAGCTTCGGTGCGGTTAGTGAAGTGAAGTCCCCCCAGCTTGGTGACGCCCTCCACCAGCTCACGCACCTCGGCGCCGAAATGATTTTCGAGCTGAGCGGGAGTCAGATCGGTGTCTTCCACCACGTCATGGAGGAAGCCGGCGGCGATCACTGGCGCACTGGCACCGATATCGCGCAGCAAGTCGGCCACGGCCACCGGGTGCACGATGTAGGGGTCGCCGCTGGCGCGGAACTGACCCTGATGCAACTGGAACGCGAAATCAAACGCTGCCGCCAGAAGCGCTTCGGGGTCGGTCGGGCAGCTGTATCCCTCGCCAGGGGGCACATGGGTGAGGCACTCCCGCAACCAGTCGGGCAGATCGATGCCGTAATCCTCGATCGTGCGGATCGGATGCACCCTTGGCACGGGCTGGTCGCACCCCTCTGCTGCACTGACCGCATCGGTCTGTGTCGGTTCCGGCGCAGAGGTGACGTTCAGCATCCGACCCGGCAGGGTCAATCCATGGTATTGAGTCGGGTGCTCCTGTGCTGCCATTGATGTCCAGCGGTTCTGGGTTAGTGCTGGAGCTCAAGCAGTTGAGGCTGCGCTACCCGAGCAGTGATCGCTGGACCCTGGATGGGCTGGACCTTGAGCTGGAGCCGGGGGAGCGCCTCGCCCTGGTGGGCCCCTCCGGCTGCGGGAAAAGCACCGTGGCCAGAGCTGTACTCCAGCTGCTGCCGGCCGGAAGCCAGTGCCTCGGCGGCCTGAAATTGCAGGGTCAGGACCCCAGAACGCTGGGCCGCTCAGCACTCCGGCAGCTACGCGGCGAAGCGGTGGGCCTGGTCTTTCAGGACCCGATGACCCGCCTCAATCCGTTGATGACGGTGGGGAATCACCTCCTCGACACCCTCAGAGCCCACAGGCCGGCCACTCCATCCACGAAACGGCGCAACCGGGCCGAACAGCTGCTGGAAGCGGTGGGCATCGGAGCTGAGCGCTTCGGCGCCTACCCCCATGAATTCAGCGGTGGCATGCGCCAGCGCCTGGCGATCGCTCTGGCCATGGCCCTTGATCCGCCGCTGGTCATTGCCGATGAACCCACCACCAGCCTGGATGTGGCCGTGGCGAACCAGGTGATGGGCGCTCTGCAGACGCTCTGTGCAGAGCGGGGAAGCGCCTTGCTGCTGATCAGCCACGACCTGGCGATGGCCAACAGGTGGTGCGAACGGATGGCCGTGCTCGATCAGGGGCGGGTGGCGGAGCTCAACAGCAGCCTCACCGTGCTGACAGAGCCCCGGTCCGACGTGGGCCAGCGCTTGGTGGCGGCAGCACGCCAACGGGAGGGAGGTCAGACCCCGGCGGCTCCAGAGAGCCGACTGCTGCTCCGCGTGGAGAACCTGCGCTGCTGGCACAACCTGGGGGGGCCACCCTGGGCACCCACGTGGCTCAAGGCGGTGGATGGGGTGAGCTTTGCGCTGCAGGCGGGGGAATCCCTCGGGGTGGTCGGCGGCTCGGGCTGTGGAAAGAGCACGCTCTGCCGCGCCCTCATGGGCCTGAACCCGATTCGGGGCGGGCAGGTGTGGCTCAACGGGCAGGAGCTGTTGCGCCTGCGCGGCCCCCAGGAGCAACTGGCGAGGCGTTCGATCCAGATGGTGTTCCAAGACCCCTTGGCCTGCCTGAATCCGGCCATGCGCGTGGTCGATGCCATCGCTGATCCGCTGCTCATCCACGGCTTAGCGAAACCGGCAGCCGCACGGGAACGGGTCCGGGAGCTGCTGGAACTGGTGGGCCTGACTCCGGTCGAAGAGTTTCAGAACCGTCGGCCCCGGCAGCTCTCCGGCGGCCAGCAACAGCGGGTGGCCATCGCCCGGGCCCTCGCCCTCGACCCACGGGTGCTGATCTGCGATGAGAGCGTGAGCATGCTCGATGCCGAGATCCAGGCTGAAGTGCTCATGCTGCTGCGCGGTCTCCAGGCCCGCCTTGGAGTCGCGATGCTGTTCATCACCCACGACCTCTCCGTGGCCAGTGGGTTCTGCCACCGGGTGATCGTGCTCGACAAAGGGAAGATCGTGGAGGAAGGCCGCGGTGATCAGGTGCTGCAAGCACCGGAAGCGGCAATCACCCGAAAGCTGGTGGCGGCGTGTCCCCGCCTACCCGCCGTCTGAGCACCGCCAGAAGCTTCTGCATCACAGCCGGCAACGGCGCCTCAAACAGCATCCGCTCCCGCGTGATCGGATGGTCGAGGCCGAGTTGAAA
Proteins encoded:
- a CDS encoding TerB family tellurite resistance protein — protein: MTDPLAGLNPAQQAQLKLLCWVASVDGEVAPEERALLGKLSARLLPQVDPEDALAALQAEQASDLEAWVGQLQDKDVRIEMVSLAYQMACSSQGPEDDSAINAAERVAYRRLLEALNLSDDQVQEAEWAARQALQETPALMDRLNQLLFGWGAWPSIEALEASGTSWL
- the mnmE gene encoding tRNA uridine-5-carboxymethylaminomethyl(34) synthesis GTPase MnmE, yielding MSESSSGPHTIAAVATAVAPGQGGIAVIRLSGPQAQAAVRAVTRIPGHQPWESHRVLYGHVLAADGEERIDEVLLLLMLAPRSFTAEDVVEIHCHGGVIAIQRVLARVLEQPGVRRALPGEFSQRAVLNGRLDLTRAEAISDLVAARSQRAAQLAMAGVDGGIQQRITALRERLLDQLSELEARVDFEEDLPPLDGAALLQELQALQRDLRTLVADAERGAALRSGLRVALVGRPNVGKSSLLNRLSRRERAIVTDLPGTTRDLLESEIVLEGVPITLLDTAGIRATSDAVEQLGIARSHDALASADLVLLLFDLSVGWTPEDEALRQRIPAAVPHLLVGNKVDLAGTDIPARLTGSAADIRLSASTGAGEAELVQAMLERCGALTDGSLLLSLNQRQADLAQEAADALARSEQVATEGLPWDFWTIDLRQAIHSLGEITGEELTESVLDRIFSRFCIGK
- a CDS encoding DUF2062 domain-containing protein yields the protein MARMLLKDVQSRVRRAMTWIWDQEGTPGQRARGVSAGVFCGCFPFFGLQIILSVGVASLLRGNHLLAAAATLISNPFTYVPLYWFNYQVGDALIGNGQGPALNSISRSTLWEQGWGFSSRLLLGSAVVATVLAILMGVLAFLVFRRNQVSAKTTSHP
- a CDS encoding bifunctional (p)ppGpp synthetase/guanosine-3',5'-bis(diphosphate) 3'-pyrophosphohydrolase gives rise to the protein MLNVTSAPEPTQTDAVSAAEGCDQPVPRVHPIRTIEDYGIDLPDWLRECLTHVPPGEGYSCPTDPEALLAAAFDFAFQLHQGQFRASGDPYIVHPVAVADLLRDIGASAPVIAAGFLHDVVEDTDLTPAQLENHFGAEVRELVEGVTKLGGLHFTNRTEAQAENLRKMFLAMASDIRVVLVKLADRLHNMRTLGSLKEEKRQRIARETREIYAPLANRLGIGRFKWELEDLAFKLLEPEAFREIQQQVATKRSEREERLGVTVQLLSDRLAAVGLGSCEVSGRPKHLYGIWSKMQRQQKAFHEIYDVAALRIITPNVESCYRALAVVHDTFRPIPGRFKDYIGLPKPNGYQSLHTAVIGRHRPIEVQIRTLEMHQVSEFGIAAHWKYKEGGSPAAGGDTERFNWLRQLVDWQQEGGADDHNDYLASIKEDLFDEEVFVFTPKGDVVGLRKGSTAVDFAFRIHSEVGNHCHGVRINDRLCPLSTPLQNGDFVNILTSKTAHPSLDWLNFVATPTARNRIRQWYKRSHRNETIQRGKELLERELGRSGFDALLLSEAMTRVAERCNLNSTDDLLAALGFGAVTLHQVLNRLREEIRLQSAAEIQPLSNEDVARKLVEQAESAQARHDHGDAVPILGVEGLDYRLGGCCSPLPGEAILGTVALGNHGITIHRRECSNVEAIPSERRLPVRWNPANASNGQRFPVQLRIEVIDRVGILKDILMRLSDGSINVSDARVKTAYGKPARIDLRVELASADLLQRTMDQIRSMADVLDIARTGQS
- a CDS encoding ABC transporter ATP-binding protein translates to MSSGSGLVLELKQLRLRYPSSDRWTLDGLDLELEPGERLALVGPSGCGKSTVARAVLQLLPAGSQCLGGLKLQGQDPRTLGRSALRQLRGEAVGLVFQDPMTRLNPLMTVGNHLLDTLRAHRPATPSTKRRNRAEQLLEAVGIGAERFGAYPHEFSGGMRQRLAIALAMALDPPLVIADEPTTSLDVAVANQVMGALQTLCAERGSALLLISHDLAMANRWCERMAVLDQGRVAELNSSLTVLTEPRSDVGQRLVAAARQREGGQTPAAPESRLLLRVENLRCWHNLGGPPWAPTWLKAVDGVSFALQAGESLGVVGGSGCGKSTLCRALMGLNPIRGGQVWLNGQELLRLRGPQEQLARRSIQMVFQDPLACLNPAMRVVDAIADPLLIHGLAKPAAARERVRELLELVGLTPVEEFQNRRPRQLSGGQQQRVAIARALALDPRVLICDESVSMLDAEIQAEVLMLLRGLQARLGVAMLFITHDLSVASGFCHRVIVLDKGKIVEEGRGDQVLQAPEAAITRKLVAACPRLPAV